In Pseudobythopirellula maris, a single window of DNA contains:
- a CDS encoding GxxExxY protein codes for MTEPSAEVDRLASAVVDAAMEVHRTLGAGFLESVYQKALETELRFRAVPYEREWPIALSYKGEAVGEARLDFMVGGKLVVELKAVETLHPIHHAQVLNYLKATGHELGLLINFNVPLLKDGGIKRVVLTR; via the coding sequence ATGACCGAACCCAGTGCAGAGGTTGACCGGCTGGCTTCGGCGGTGGTGGACGCGGCGATGGAGGTGCATCGGACGCTTGGGGCCGGTTTCCTTGAATCGGTTTATCAGAAGGCGCTCGAAACCGAACTTCGCTTCAGGGCGGTCCCGTACGAAAGAGAATGGCCGATTGCCTTGAGCTACAAAGGAGAAGCAGTTGGCGAAGCTCGACTCGACTTTATGGTAGGCGGGAAGCTTGTTGTCGAACTCAAGGCGGTTGAAACACTCCACCCGATCCATCATGCCCAAGTGCTCAACTATCTCAAAGCGACTGGCCACGAGCTCGGCTTGCTGATCAACTTCAACGTGCCACTGCTCAAAGACGGCGGCATCAAGCGTGTGGTCCTAACTAGATAA
- a CDS encoding glucose-1-phosphate adenylyltransferase: protein MKNVVAVVLGGGRGTRLMPLTGYRSKPAVPLAGKYRLIDIPISNCINSGCHHVYVLTQFLSVSLHQHIRRAYRFDAYSGGFVEVLAAQQTMADDANLDWYQGTADAVRKNLLYMLEEGFEHVLILSGDQLYRMDYQKMLDDHLRSNADVTIAAKPVHRHEASGLGVMKADDSGRVIGFVEKPQSDAEIDPVAMDPRWIDARGIASEGRECLASMGIYLWNRQALIDALESNSDSDFGREIFPNTIANRHVQMHVFDGYWEDIGTIRSFYEANLQMAQAAPPFPLATASSPIYTRARFLPPTRVDGAEITGSLVADGCEIEPGAKIENSVIGLRCRIGRNVTIRNSVVMGADYYEQPPRPMCGLEGEQPAVGIGDGAVIDGAILDKNCCVGAGARVLNETGQDDFEGNEGCAVRDGILVVPKNAVLAPGWRLTPN from the coding sequence ATGAAAAACGTCGTCGCAGTCGTTCTGGGTGGGGGTCGCGGCACGCGGCTCATGCCGCTCACCGGGTACCGCTCCAAGCCCGCCGTGCCGCTGGCCGGCAAGTACCGGCTGATCGACATCCCGATCAGCAACTGCATCAACTCCGGGTGCCACCATGTCTACGTGCTCACGCAGTTCCTCTCAGTGAGCCTGCACCAGCACATCCGCCGGGCCTACCGGTTCGACGCCTACAGCGGCGGGTTCGTCGAGGTGCTGGCGGCCCAGCAGACGATGGCCGACGACGCGAACCTCGACTGGTACCAGGGCACCGCCGACGCGGTCCGCAAGAACCTGCTCTACATGCTGGAGGAGGGCTTCGAGCACGTGCTGATCCTGTCGGGCGATCAGCTCTACCGCATGGACTACCAGAAGATGCTCGACGACCACCTGCGCAGCAACGCGGACGTGACGATCGCCGCCAAGCCGGTCCACCGCCACGAGGCGTCCGGCCTCGGCGTGATGAAGGCCGACGATTCGGGCCGCGTGATCGGCTTCGTCGAGAAGCCGCAGTCCGACGCCGAGATCGACCCGGTGGCGATGGACCCCCGCTGGATCGACGCCCGCGGCATCGCGAGCGAGGGGCGCGAGTGCCTCGCCTCGATGGGCATCTACCTCTGGAACCGCCAGGCGCTGATCGACGCCCTCGAGTCGAACAGCGACTCCGATTTCGGCCGCGAGATCTTCCCCAACACGATCGCCAACCGCCACGTGCAGATGCACGTGTTCGACGGCTACTGGGAGGACATCGGCACGATCCGCTCGTTCTACGAGGCCAACCTGCAGATGGCCCAGGCGGCGCCCCCCTTCCCGCTCGCCACGGCCAGCTCGCCGATCTACACCCGCGCGCGGTTCCTCCCCCCCACGCGGGTCGACGGCGCCGAGATCACGGGCAGCCTAGTTGCCGACGGCTGCGAGATCGAGCCGGGCGCCAAGATCGAGAACAGCGTGATTGGCCTCCGCTGCCGTATCGGCCGCAACGTGACGATCCGCAATTCGGTCGTGATGGGCGCCGACTACTACGAGCAGCCGCCGCGACCGATGTGCGGCCTGGAAGGCGAGCAGCCCGCCGTTGGCATCGGCGACGGCGCCGTGATCGATGGGGCGATCCTCGACAAGAACTGCTGCGTCGGCGCCGGCGCCCGGGTGCTCAACGAGACCGGCCAAGACGACTTCGAGGGGAACGAAGGGTGCGCCGTCCGGGACGGCATCTTGGTGGTTCCCAAGAACGCGGTGCTGGCCCCCGGCTGGCGGCTGACGCCCAACTGA
- a CDS encoding toxin-antitoxin system YwqK family antitoxin: MTPPAFSRFIALLVIAAFAAPHALAQSSDEALKIEPYTGPPIYLPESPPPPAPKIVESRDFSLKYEETGNPKMERTIVRYSDETVANHGPYKEYYSNGQVFTEGEYDEGDPIGEWTYYHPNGVMAKKITYRDGLAEGEVEFRNAEGVLESKRQYDAGKRDGTWKQYAEDGEQVINEQHYEKGKPAGLWRSWFKNGQLRQENPFVDGKREGTSKEWTEDGRLKATAEFKAGLRDGKTIVYQRDGTTEERVYVEGRLQKQNL; the protein is encoded by the coding sequence GTGACGCCCCCAGCCTTCTCGCGCTTTATCGCGCTGCTTGTGATCGCGGCGTTCGCCGCCCCGCACGCACTCGCCCAGTCTTCGGACGAGGCGCTCAAGATCGAGCCCTACACCGGTCCGCCGATCTACCTGCCCGAGAGCCCGCCGCCGCCGGCGCCCAAGATCGTCGAGTCGCGCGACTTCTCGCTCAAGTACGAGGAGACCGGCAACCCGAAGATGGAGCGCACCATCGTCCGTTACTCGGACGAAACGGTCGCCAACCACGGGCCCTACAAGGAGTACTACTCCAACGGCCAAGTCTTCACCGAGGGTGAGTACGACGAGGGCGACCCGATCGGCGAGTGGACGTACTACCACCCCAACGGCGTCATGGCGAAGAAGATCACCTACCGCGACGGCCTGGCCGAGGGCGAGGTCGAGTTCCGCAACGCCGAGGGGGTGCTCGAGTCCAAGCGTCAGTACGACGCCGGCAAACGCGACGGCACGTGGAAGCAGTACGCCGAAGACGGCGAGCAAGTGATCAACGAGCAACACTACGAGAAGGGCAAACCGGCCGGCTTGTGGCGCAGCTGGTTCAAGAACGGCCAGTTGCGGCAAGAGAACCCGTTCGTCGACGGCAAGCGCGAAGGGACCTCGAAAGAGTGGACCGAAGACGGCCGGCTCAAGGCGACGGCGGAGTTCAAGGCGGGCCTTCGCGACGGCAAGACCATCGTTTACCAACGCGATGGCACGACCGAAGAGCGCGTGTACGTCGAGGGGCGTCTGCAGAAGCAAAACCTCTGA
- the leuS gene encoding leucine--tRNA ligase has translation MPRYNPATIEPEWQAYWDKNRTFAAPRLPKEGAEKFYALDMFPYPSGDGLHVGHPEGYTATDIVCRAKRMQGVSVVHPMGFDAFGLPAEEHAIKTGEHPRVQTEKNIATFRRQLKSLGFSYDWDREIATTDVDYVRWTQWIFLKLYDTWFDKEQQRGRPIAELTIPDDVKALGVDFARQWVDERRLAYQSSAPVNWCPALGTVLANEEVIDGKSERGSHPVERRPLRQWMLRITEYADRLSSGLKKLDWPEGVKALQRNWIGRSTGAEVDFKLAPGDSPGAKSDSPGAKSEFPEKPADGVLRVFTTRPDTLFGATYMVIAPEHPYVERLTTPEQAAAVKKYVEAASFKSDLDRTELAKDKTGVFTGSYAINPVSGEPIPVWIADYVLISYGTGAIMAVPAHDERDFEFAEKFGIEIKAVVDPGDKVSAEERAKVLAGKRVSPEAGVAINSGEFDGLPTAEFKKKITAWLAERGVGAEAVNYKLRDWLFSRQRFWGEPFPLAHELDDDGKPTGHIVPVPEADLPVDLPHLDDFKPPGEPVPPLEKAPEEWLYPVIDGVKCKRETNTMPQWAGSCWYYLRFLDPKNQDTPIDPEVEKAWMPVDLYIGGAEHAVLHLLYSRFWHMVLHDRGVVASPEPFQKLVNQGMILGENNEKMSKSRGNVVNPDDVVREYGADSLRLYEMFMGPLPDSKPWNMDGVSGVYNFLGRAWRLVVDERSDELVLNQAVTADEPTGEQLRVLHATIKAVTEDLDKLSFNTAIARMMEFVNFFTKESARPRACLEPFVLLLSPFAPHLGEELWRLLGHGDTLAYERWPAFDEKHLKQDTIELPVQIKGKVRAKITVAADADQAAVLAAAKADPKVAELIAGKEMIKEIVVPGRLVNLVTKG, from the coding sequence ATGCCCCGATACAACCCTGCGACGATCGAGCCCGAGTGGCAAGCCTATTGGGACAAGAACCGCACGTTCGCCGCGCCGCGACTGCCGAAGGAGGGCGCTGAAAAGTTTTACGCGCTCGACATGTTCCCCTACCCCAGCGGCGACGGCCTGCACGTGGGCCACCCCGAGGGGTACACGGCCACCGACATCGTTTGCCGCGCCAAGCGGATGCAGGGCGTGTCGGTCGTCCACCCGATGGGCTTCGACGCCTTCGGCCTGCCGGCCGAGGAGCACGCGATCAAGACCGGCGAGCACCCGCGCGTGCAGACCGAGAAGAACATCGCCACGTTCCGTCGCCAGCTCAAGTCGCTCGGGTTCAGCTACGACTGGGACCGCGAGATCGCCACTACAGACGTCGATTACGTCCGCTGGACGCAGTGGATCTTCCTGAAGCTCTACGACACGTGGTTCGACAAGGAGCAGCAGCGCGGGCGGCCGATCGCCGAGCTCACGATCCCCGACGACGTGAAGGCGCTGGGCGTCGACTTCGCCCGCCAGTGGGTCGACGAGCGACGGCTGGCCTACCAAAGCTCGGCGCCGGTGAACTGGTGCCCGGCCTTGGGCACGGTGCTCGCCAACGAAGAGGTGATCGATGGCAAGAGCGAGCGGGGCAGCCACCCGGTCGAGCGCAGGCCGCTGCGGCAGTGGATGCTGCGCATCACGGAGTACGCCGATCGGCTCTCAAGCGGGCTCAAGAAGCTCGACTGGCCGGAGGGCGTGAAGGCTCTGCAGCGCAACTGGATCGGTCGGAGCACGGGCGCTGAAGTTGATTTTAAGTTAGCCCCGGGTGACTCACCCGGGGCTAAATCAGATTCCCCCGGAGCCAAATCGGAGTTTCCCGAGAAGCCGGCCGATGGCGTTCTGCGAGTCTTCACCACGCGCCCCGACACGCTGTTTGGCGCCACCTACATGGTGATCGCGCCGGAGCACCCGTACGTCGAACGGCTCACGACGCCCGAGCAAGCCGCTGCGGTCAAGAAGTACGTCGAGGCCGCCTCGTTCAAGAGCGATCTGGACCGGACCGAGCTGGCGAAGGACAAGACGGGCGTCTTCACCGGCAGCTACGCGATCAACCCCGTGAGTGGCGAGCCAATCCCGGTCTGGATCGCCGACTACGTGCTCATCAGCTACGGCACCGGCGCCATCATGGCCGTGCCGGCGCACGACGAGCGCGACTTCGAGTTCGCCGAGAAGTTCGGCATCGAGATCAAGGCTGTGGTCGACCCGGGCGACAAGGTCTCGGCCGAGGAGCGGGCGAAAGTGCTTGCCGGCAAGCGGGTGTCGCCCGAGGCGGGCGTGGCGATCAACTCGGGCGAGTTCGACGGCCTGCCGACCGCCGAGTTCAAGAAGAAGATCACCGCTTGGCTCGCCGAGCGCGGCGTTGGCGCCGAGGCGGTCAACTACAAGTTGCGCGACTGGCTCTTCAGCCGGCAGCGGTTCTGGGGCGAGCCGTTCCCGCTCGCGCACGAGCTCGATGACGACGGCAAGCCGACCGGCCACATCGTCCCCGTGCCGGAGGCCGACCTGCCGGTCGACCTGCCGCATCTGGACGACTTCAAACCGCCCGGCGAGCCGGTGCCGCCGCTGGAAAAGGCGCCCGAGGAGTGGCTCTATCCCGTCATCGACGGGGTGAAGTGCAAGCGCGAGACGAACACCATGCCGCAGTGGGCCGGCAGCTGCTGGTACTACCTGCGGTTCTTGGATCCGAAAAACCAAGACACGCCGATCGATCCGGAGGTCGAGAAGGCGTGGATGCCGGTCGACCTCTACATCGGCGGCGCCGAGCACGCCGTGCTGCACCTGCTCTACTCGCGGTTCTGGCACATGGTGCTCCACGACCGTGGCGTCGTGGCCTCGCCCGAGCCGTTCCAGAAGCTCGTCAATCAGGGGATGATCCTCGGCGAGAACAACGAGAAGATGTCCAAGAGCCGCGGCAACGTCGTGAACCCGGACGATGTGGTGCGCGAGTACGGCGCCGACTCGCTGCGTCTCTACGAGATGTTCATGGGCCCGCTGCCCGACTCCAAGCCGTGGAACATGGACGGCGTGAGCGGCGTTTACAACTTCTTGGGCCGCGCATGGCGGCTGGTGGTCGACGAGCGGTCAGACGAGTTGGTATTGAACCAGGCGGTGACCGCCGACGAGCCGACCGGCGAACAGCTGCGCGTGCTGCACGCCACGATCAAGGCCGTGACGGAGGACCTCGACAAGCTGTCGTTCAACACGGCGATCGCGCGGATGATGGAGTTCGTCAACTTCTTCACCAAGGAGTCGGCCCGGCCGCGGGCCTGCTTAGAGCCGTTTGTGCTGTTGCTCTCGCCGTTCGCCCCGCACCTGGGCGAGGAGCTCTGGCGGCTGCTGGGGCACGGCGACACGCTGGCCTACGAGCGGTGGCCCGCGTTCGACGAGAAGCATCTCAAGCAAGACACGATCGAACTTCCCGTGCAGATCAAAGGCAAAGTGCGTGCTAAGATCACGGTCGCCGCCGACGCCGACCAAGCCGCGGTGCTGGCGGCGGCGAAGGCCGACCCGAAGGTCGCCGAGCTGATCGCGGGCAAGGAGATGATCAAAGAGATCGTGGTGCCGGGGCGGCTGGTGAACCTGGTGACCAAGGGCTAA